GCATTCAAAATTTCGCATTTTTAGCCATAGTTTCTTAAGATTATTAATGtaactagtggtattccggcgctacgcgccgggttcgtatattttatttttacctgAATTTACAATTGTTTCATGGtcttagtaaagaaaatatgttcgaaaatacaaaaaaaataaaatatgttaaaagaaaatgatatttcccctgatttatttgattttggttaGTGATGGTAGtgtgttagttttttttaagttgCTTTAAGTTGAAAGTggattagaataaataaaaagctGATATTCTTATGAGAGTTAATTTTGTTGGATTTTAAACATAAAGTAAAGTTGAGTTTAATTTAGAGAACATATTTATACAGTCAAGTACTATATAGACAGTATATAtacatttgatattttattttagagacTAAACTGAATTGCATATATTCTTCTCCTTCTATTTTTGGGAAGAAACTAATTTTCACAAtggaaaatatatttgaaacttaaaacGAATATCCAAAACTGTATGCTAATGAAACTAACAATTGGAACATAAAAAACCCTTTAATAAATTGTAGTAATGCTGAATCATAGATCAATGCAGATGAAATAGAAAATATGGCTGCATGTGAAAGAGCATAGATAGGTTCCATTCTTGTAATATCTGAAGCATACTGTACATATAtcgttttcttcttctatatttGGAGGTCTATTAGTTTCTTCAAGATCGGTGATGATAAGTTCGACCCCAAGTTTTGCAATCGCGTTTTGATTATAGTCCGTTATGGTAAGAGTAACTTTAAGATCATCAGTTATGTTATTGCCTAGTTTCTGAGCAGGAAGAAGTCTTCTATCTCTTGTGTTGTTATTTCATGGCGCCTACTGGTGGCCTctgtttgtttggttttaattttattgtgaatataaaacgaataatataattgtttattttacatgtataaaatgtattttacatataaatttttaatttttgattctAATGGaaccatatatttatataagtttttttagaaaattattattttattgttttatagatttatgttatatttgaaccagTCTAACGTAGTACCAGAAAATTTTATAgtgtattaatttattgaatattaattATAGAGGTCGTATTGTATGTTATTGATTAAGTTTGCAAGTCTCACGATTCTTTTTGTGAGTTACCTTTTGGTCGATTGTACAATACATTCATAAGCATAGTAATACAATACTACTGTAATCACACCATTGTTAGATACAACAaaacatttcataaaaaaatacaatatcagcaaattaaaatatacatttgaATAACAAACAATCCGCGCGAATATCCAAATGTTTTGACGGATAAAGCATATATGTGAGAACTCTTGaaatttaaaaccaattgaTTCATATAATGAGGATGGTAGGAGCTTTATAATGTAGTCCTTAGTTGGAGATTAGAGACGTGAGAATTGACTAAGGGATTTTATGAGAACATGTTAGGAGACCTCAGACTTGTACGTCAAGTAAATCCATTTCTGACTCCTGCTAAGCCTATCTCTAAAGATTGTTACTAATGCAAGCTAtggaatactttttttttctgtaaacgTTTTAGTGTTTGTATGGATGAATGACCAAGTAAATGCATGTTATGATGGAGCTTAAACTGAAACTTGTTAGCATAACTTAGTCTTTAGGAAAACTCAATACATAAGGAAGAAATAATCCTCcacaaaaaatataaagtaatgAGAAGGGTTTTTGCTATTTCTTAGCAATGTAAAGAACAAAACTATAGTCGTACAAAGAACCTCGATGATCTGTCAACGCAAGAGCAACACATAAATACTCAAGATATTAACAGAGTTGTGAACATACTATTTGCATAATCTCTGGAAAGTTATGAACTAACTATTTTCTACCTATCACCAGTTAATACAAACTGGTTAAGATCAGCGATTGTGAGGGGTTCAATCTTTTGAGCGTGGACCACCTTTGATGAAGACCCTTCCTGGTCTGTCCCACCACCTGGCAGTCTGCTAGGAAATAAGAGTGATAAAGGCAGGTAACGgttgaaacaaagaaaatgaataaatatatggaaaaaatattaaataacttGCCTCTCAAACGCATCCTCTCAAACGCATCCTTTCCTACAGCAGTCTCACAGTCAAAGAACACACGGGTGGCAGATGGGCCATTGAGATAAAGCTTACCTGCCAAAACTTTTGGAGTTATGTAAAAGAATGTCTACCGGCTCTCAACATACTATTTGGACACTATGTTTGATTGCTATAACAGATCATTGAGGACACTATCCTCAAATGCAAAAAAGGAGCTTGTATGCTCTCTTACCCGAAACTATTTTAGGATTGATGCCAGTGACAAGAACAATCTTGGGCTCCTTTTTGTGATATACATGTTTGTTTCTTGTTCACTTTCAATAAGTCTAGGTTGCCATACTTGGAATTACTTATTTCATGTCTCCAACACGACCAAAGAAATTTTATTTGGTGACAAAATAGATAAACGGGGAAACAGGAGGAAAATTTAATGATGATTATTTTagtatgaaaaaataatttaaaatggaACAACAACATAtggaaaaaatttaaaacgaaaCCACATCAACATATGCAAAGAATAAAATTTCCGGAAACAAATCAGGAGAGACAAAGATACACTGTTTGAAGGAGATTGAGACGGGTTTTATGCAAATAAGAAGAGATCCAAACGGgagtataataatatttgtggATAGATGATACTTACATGTTTCATCAATCAATAAAATCTTCATGCTCATCAGTTGCTCCCCTCTGTTGATGTTTTCGGCTTCCCAAAGCCTCAAGAGTCGGACCTCTGCAGTGTTTAAGCATATCCCGGCTCTCAAATCAGCAAGAAAATTGTATGAATTCGCCATCGGAATCATCTGCTTGAAAATCCTTCTTTTCAAATATGGTTTGAGTTCGAATTCACATTGTAGAAAGTCCTATATTTATAGCTGGAGTTCCAGGCCGTTTCAGAGCAGACGAAGAGGCAGAGCAAAATTTTAATGAAGGAGGGGTGGATTACTCAATGGAAAACTCGAAGTAAATTACGGATTAAAGAAGGTTTGAGACGTTACGGTAAGCAAAAGGAATAGTTAGTCGCAGGACGGCGAAGACTCAGCCGGAAGAGGTAGACGTACGAACAACCCTAAAACAATGATATGATTTTTGTTCTGGgcttaagtttttaaaaaatatcagcCCAAATCAATAAATCAGAAGAGCCCAAAGCGAGAAAACCCACAATAAAAGGGACGCGTGCGAGGGTAAATTACCGCAAAAATATACGCGTAAAAAACACACACCACTTACGTCTCGACACGTGTCGCAAAAAGCCTCCACCCTCTTGGGCGACGTGGATGCTGGAAAAGGCAGATATGCCTACTTTATTGTTATAGATATAGATATTCGAGATTAATGGCAAAACTATATTTCACTATGTAGTTtattctgaaaatattaaacataaaacagTCTTCATATTAAACATTTGTAATCTATACAAACCAAAACCAACACGACATTTGATTTTATGTATacatatgaaaattatatacacGATCAAGAGTTTCATGGTAGTATCTAATCTACTGTGTTAGTACCTAAACTATATAAGACTTTTTCACATTCAACGTACTGCATGTTTAACTGGATTACAATGATTTAATTCAATTTGTGATGAATTAGGGTTAGTTTTATGATAAGTTATAGTTTAGGTTTACATACGTTTTGTCtttggtaaaataatttaattgaccaaatatattaattaatgtgGTTTATTAAAGTTGTTAAAAGATGGCTCAGTCGTAATGTATGGTTTGGTTgtaagaacaaaaatatatgaaccAAGATTCTAATAAAAGTATgtgaattatattatttttattaatcaaatattattatattaaatattactATAGTAAAT
The sequence above is drawn from the Raphanus sativus cultivar WK10039 chromosome 7, ASM80110v3, whole genome shotgun sequence genome and encodes:
- the LOC108816477 gene encoding uncharacterized protein LOC108816477; translation: MIPMANSYNFLADLRAGICLNTAEVRLLRLWEAENINRGEQLMSMKILLIDETCKLYLNGPSATRVFFDCETAVGKDAFERMRLRDCQVVGQTRKGLHQRWSTLKRLNPSQSLILTSLY